One segment of Phragmites australis chromosome 13, lpPhrAust1.1, whole genome shotgun sequence DNA contains the following:
- the LOC133889435 gene encoding uncharacterized protein LOC133889435, with product MAGGRTGESSGAGSGAEAGSSSQRPGGQSPPPKRSRLEPRPQAPKFRIPQSRWRYRGPKTTPPKDPAGGRTSLEQPRPSPAPEPRAPAGFESRAPTGSKSRASAGPTPSPLTGEEQPAAGEVVATRVALARPPSGSPSASTERARKGPSPRPSPGQAPEPLPEVLRSAQEVIRRLEAAVAAEWAELEKERVALVDERGRLEEVRKLLETRVATARSTYKRSMQELAVEREALEEARDEAIAAQEKADHLGRLAAERDQASRKRASELAAREEQLARREQQVATREGAVGKREETVQSAQANLHCQADDLERGCIDLLRWEEQVALCETDADLAASTLATREEHVANQEADLTT from the exons ATGGCTGGCGGCCGAACTGGAGAGTCTTCGGGAGCAGGTTCCGGGGCGGAAGCTGGGTCCAGCTCACAGCGGCCTGGGGGCCAGAGCCCGCCCCCGAAGAGGAGCAGGCTGGAGCCCAGGCCGCAGGCCCCCAAGTTCCGAATCCCGCAGTCCCGATGGCGGTACCGCGGGCCCAAAACCAC gccgcccaaggaTCCTGCAGGAGGCCGAACATCCCTGGAGCAGCCGAGGCCTTCCCCTGCCCCTGAGCCGAGAGCCCCGGCTGGCTTTGAGTCGAGAGCCCCGACTGGCTCTAAGTCGAGAGCCTCGGCTGGCCCTACCCCGAGCCCTCTGACTGGGGAGGAGCAACCGGCTGCAGGGGAGGTTGTCGCGACAAGGGTGGCACTGGCGCGGCCGCCGtcggggtccccgagcgcctccACTGAGAGGGCTCGCAAGGgacccagccctcggccatcccctggccaggccccggaacccctccctgAGGTGCTGAGAAGCGCCCAGGAGGTCATCAGGCGGCTCGAGGCGGCCGTTGCGGCGGAGTGGGCCGAGCTCGAGAAAGAGCGTGTCGCCCTAGTCGACGAAAGGGGACGGCTAGAGGAGGTCCGCAAGTTGCTGGAGACCCGCGTGGCCACGGCTCGCTCGACCTACAAAAGGTCCATGCAGGAGCTGGCCGTGGAGcgggaggcactggaggaggcccgcgacgAGGCCATCGCCGCACAGGAGAAAGCTGACCACCTGGGGCGGCTCGCGGCGGAGCGCGACCAAGCGTCGAGGAAGCGCGCCAGTGAGCTGGCCGCTCGTGAGGAGCAACTTGCCCGACGCGAGCAGCAGGTTGCCACACGGGAGGGGGCGGTCGGCAAGCGGGAGGAAACCGTGCAGTCTGCACAGGCGAACCTCCACTGCCAAGCCGACGACCTTGAGCGTGGATGCATCGACCTTCTCCGCTGGGAGGAGCAGGTCGCACTGTGTGAGACGGATGCTGATCTAGCAGCGTCAACGCTCGCCACCCGGGAGGAGCATGTCGCCAACCAGGAGGCCGACCTAACCACCTGA